In Toxoplasma gondii ME49 chromosome II, whole genome shotgun sequence, the genomic stretch ACTACATAGCACTCAACAGCGACTCCGTCTTCCAGCTTCCAAATAAACTTTATATGAAAATGAGCGCATGTAAAGTCGTCGTGAAAAAGCCATGAAACACGGATAGCGAGACACCGTTGACGAGCACGAGAATCGGTCACTCGTCCGACACCTCCAGATTCCGTGAATTTCTGTGGCAAAGCTCGTTTCTAGAAGTTAGACTCGGAAAAACCCCCTGTTCTGCAAAAAGGCGACACCCGCGAAAACACGTCACATGTTGGATATGCCTGTCCCGTCGAACCCCCTTTCGCAGGCTTGTGCGAGGGGAAGCTGAGAGTGTCGCGTAGTGTTGAAGTCGACGAAAAGTGGGAGCAACACCCTCCTCGTTCGACCTTCAGTCGCACCCGTTACATTAGCAATTATCCTTATTATACGGTCctcagaaaaacgcagcgttctctgtcttggcGTGACAGCCCCTCGTGTGCGGAGGCAAGGGGTACCCATGACCCGGGAGGCGTGTCTCCGCGATGTAGCTTTTTCTCGGGTGCGTCGAGTGTTTGCCCTTCGCAGAGTGACAAAAGCTCCCTTACCCCAAAGGACTTCTCCATGCCAGCTtctggagaaggaacgaaactGGGAGAAGGACGGCAAGATCCTAGCCAAGGACCTTTTCGGGATCTGAGCCGAAAGGTTGAGAGACAGCCGCATGCGTGCCGCACCCCCACTTCCTCAAACTCGACCCTTTTTCGGACGCGTCCGACCGGCCTATCCGTGCGCCGACCCCGGGAAAACGCGCCTTTCTGGTATATACCGAAACACCGTCCTTTGAGTCCTTCAGTGGAATTTCTCAGGTGTGTGCATTCTTGAGAACCCAGGGATCCACTCGGGGAGCTTGGGGGACACGACACCCGCCAAGAAAGGCGGTTTCTTCTGGTGTCGACGCGAGTCGTCAGCGCGGTTCGTGGTGCCCTCCTCTCGAGAACCCTTGCAGAAAAGTGTACGAAGGCTCGAAGTTTTGGAGATCGATGTgttgcctctctgtcgcctctcgcctgGACCGTGTCGGTTTCGAGTTTGCTGGCCCCGCGTGCAGTTCTAGCGGAGATGCGAGggttttttctgttgtctgAGCTCTCTGCATTTGAGCATGAGGAGTCCGAAGCTGCGGCATGAGCAGTTGCTATTGCATTTGGGTTTGCGGAATGATGCTCAGCCCAGCCTGTGACGAGCCTGGCTCTTCTCGTGTCCATCCGGCCGAGTCGTGTGGTTTCTCCGTGTACAGTCTGCCGACTTGCTTCCGGTGAACCGTGGAGCTCAGGCACGTGGAAGAGCTGTTTCCATGACATTTTCGCGTCATTGCGCCTCCCGGTTTCCCCGTTCTGTGTTGCCGTCTTTGTTTTTGCCCGTGTTCCGTGTGTGTATGATCGACACAGGGTTCGTGTCACCGCTTACTCGAAGCAGAGGTCTTCGGTCTTCCGGAGAGTCCGACCTTTCGCCTCGAGAGCTCGTCGCCTGtgcctgcgtctcccctgttctcctcgctgcgcCGGCTTGTTTTGCCTCCTTCCCCTCTGTCAACTTTGCCGCTTCCCTCCCTCGTGAACACGCCAACATGTCCACGAAAGGCCGCGAACTTTTCGACACTCCAACGAGTCAAGCCGACAGCGGCGCGGCGCCTCCACCCTCCTCCCGCTTACCTTCCCGTGGTTTCTCGTGTTTTTCCCCGGctagacagaagaaaaagaagcctCTCTGTGTGGTGTCGCCCCTCCTTGTTGCGTGCTTGCTGCTCGCCCCCGCCTGCCTCCCCTGCGGGGctgagaaggcagagaggcaggcgagcGTACCTCTGTCCTCCTCATCCCGCGCGCCGCGccacgcgagagagaaaaaaggacggAAGGAAGAGCCGAAGCTGGTGCAAGCCGTCTCGGGGGGCGGGCAAGTCGGCCAGCACGAGCCAGAGCTGCCGTTCGATTCCATTTCCGTGGACCGCAGGCGAGGAGCCCGCGGAGTTGCGGCGCTCGCGGCTTTCGACTTCAATCCCGACGAAGAGGGCAGTcgcgagcagcgaagagatAGCTTCTTTCTGGCAAGTACCGAATTCCGCTTCCCCGACTCTTCGCTGGCAAagccagagaagaacgcgttgTGCCGAGACTGGCGCGTTCCCCACCCCTTTCTCAGCAAAGAAGCCGCGAAGGAGTCGCTCCAACTGCCCCCTAACCTGAACGTCACTGCCGTCCTTATGCCGTTTTACTTCTACGATGTCGACAACCGGGGAAACTACCTGATTCTCACAAAGGTAGGTTTTTTTTTTTCGCTACCGCTAGGATCAAGTGGCAGCCCCCACGGATAAAAGTGCAAAGTGTGCCCGACTTAGGCTCACCGGTGTACGGAGTTTTCTCGAAACGGCATTACCACACGAGAACATGGTGGATTTTGCGGACAGAGACATTCGAGGTCGAACCCAGTAGTCCAATGCGTCGTGCATAAAGAAAGGGAGGCGCGACACAAGCATCGGAGATCAGGTTGGGAGAAGAGACCCGCAACGGATCGCTTTCACGGTGCCTTCCTGAAGCGTGGAATTCACTGACACCGCGGGGTCTGCCTGTCGAGAGGCAACATCTGttggagagcgagaaacagcgaatTACACCACGGCAAGAG encodes the following:
- a CDS encoding hypothetical protein (encoded by transcript TGME49_221340) translates to MTFSRHCASRFPRSVLPSLFLPVFRVCMIDTGFVSPLTRSRGLRSSGESDLSPRELVACACVSPVLLAAPACFASFPSVNFAASLPREHANMSTKGRELFDTPTSQADSGAAPPPSSRLPSRGFSCFSPARQKKKKPLCVVSPLLVACLLLAPACLPCGAEKAERQASVPLSSSSRAPRHAREKKGRKEEPKLVQAVSGGGQVGQHEPELPFDSISVDRRRGARGVAALAAFDFNPDEEGSREQRRDSFFLASTEFRFPDSSLAKPEKNALCRDWRVPHPFLSKEAAKESLQLPPNLNVTAVLMPFYFYDVDNRGNYLILTKFSDFDIPVIRRRLSKSDIRLFFRFKNLAWFGRLAPSPNANSVVVSDAAGIDMAKVVFHGGLSVAKTYVQAMTSTIDDIGIRVSEIHIINVPRAAACLLKVVQSLSPSEIKFFTYTNRQEFLDRVGDVIGRQQLPRHFGGTNPTRMDKSKLESCFTEFVRQLRTAQTSMEPTDDAESDTTYDQQMEKRFHQLFD